TATTCTCCGGGAGGTTGAAGTTGAATCTGCACGTATCGCCCAGGGTAAGGCCAGCCTCTCGTTGTTAGATAAAGTAGAAAATGGTCGCTTAAAAGTACAGCAGGGGATCATTGCCGGATGCTCGGGGGGCAACTATGAAAACGTGATTGCTGCGGCGCAGGCATTACGAGGTCAATCCTGCGGTAATGATGCGTTCTCGCTGGCTGTTTACCCCTCGTCGCAGCCGGTGTTTATGGATTTAGCGCAAAAAGGTGTCGTTACAGATTTGCTGGGAGCCGGGGCCGTCATCAGAACCGCGTTCTGCGGTCCATGCTTTGGGGCGGGCGATACGCCAATCAATAATGGTCTTAGCATCCGCCATACCACGCGTAATTTCCCCAACCGTGAAGGCTCGAAACCGGGCAACGGGCAAATGTCCGCCGTTGCGCTGATGGATGCGCGCTCGATCGCGGCTACCGCAGCCAACGGGGGATTCCTCACTGCCGCGACGGATCTGGATTGCTGGGATACGGTGCCAGACTATGCGTTTAACCCTGCGCCTTATAAGAGCCGCGTATACCAAGGGTTCGTGAAAGGGGCCACGCAGCAGCCGCTCATTTACGGCCCGAATATTAAAGACTGGCCGGAACTGGGCGCATTAACGGAAAATATTCTGCTGAAAGTGGCCTCGAAGATCCTTGATTACGTGACAACAACGGATGAGCTTATCCCGTCCGGAGAAACCTCTTCGTATCGTTCTAATCCTTTAGGACTGGCGGAATTTACGCTTTCACGACGCGATCCTGGGTATGTGGCAAGAAGTAAAGCGACATCGGAACTGGAAAAACGGCGCGTGGCGGGTGATGTCAGCGCGCTGGCGTCTGTTTTTGAACGCATTCAACAGATTGCCGGTCAGGAAAATATGCAACCACTGGATACTGAGATTGGTAGCATGATTTACGCAGTCAAACCCGGTGATGGTTCAGCGCGCGAGCAGGCGGCGAGCTGTCAACGAGTGATTGGCGGGCTGGCGAATATCGCCCAGGAATATGCGACTAAGCGCTACCGTTCCAATGTGATCAACTGGGGCATGCTACCGCTGCAAATGGCAGAGAAACCTACTTTTGACGTTGGGGACTACATCTACATTCCTGGTATTCGCCGCGCGCTGGATGAGTGCAGTAAAGACATCAAAGCCTACGTGCTTCACGATGAGGGGACAGTGAGTGAAATCAGTGTGTATATGGAAAGTCTGACCGGGGAAGAACGTGAAATTATTAAGGCAGGGAGTTTGATTAACTTTAATAAGTCACGTTTGGTATAACGTCATAAAAAAGGTCGCCAGTTTCAAGCTGGCGACCTTTTTGTTTTTCAGTCATTACTGCTTCGGTTCTGCTACCACTTTGCTACCGATACCGCGGTTGTTGTATTCCCACATGCGGTTGAAGTTGGTGTCGTTCAGGTTACGCTGGATTTCACCTTTATCATCTTCCGCACCGGTATTACCGGCAAACGGGCGTTTAGAGATAACGCTGTCAGCCCATGGTTTTGCCATGTTAAAGCCTTCGTTAATCACGCTGTCACGAATAACGACCTGACCGTTAGTGTTGGAATCGACATCCAGCGAGCGGCCTAACTGTGCCACGCCATCGCCACTTGCCGTGAAGCGGCTATTAATCGCCAGGAAACCGTAGTAGATGTTTGACAGAGTAGCCGGTGCGAACACATAGGCTTCCTGCTGGGTACGGGAGTTCACTACGCGGAAATCGGTGTTATCGAACACCACGGCACCGCGGCCGGAAACAATATCCACATCGCCTTCAATGTAGCTGTTGGTAACCAGCGTACGCGGCTGACGATCGTTTTCCAGACGGTTTTGTACGCCGCTGTTGGTCACGAAGAAGGTATTCTGGCGGCCCAGGATGTTAACCTTATTGATCTGCACTTTATCGCCATCGGTACGTAGCGCAACGGCCGGGTGGTTACCCGCATCAACGCTGTCGCCCAGGTTGTTTTCGATGGTCAGGTTTTGCAGCTGCAGACCATTATTTTGCGACCAGACGACGGCAGAACACATCACGCCAATATTTGTGCCGCGTTTGTTCTGGCAATTATCAAACATATACCACGCAGGTTTACCCGGCATATATTTACCGCCCGGGTTCACCGTGCGACGCCAGTCTGCGGTGCTCATGTCACCGTCAATGGCCTGGCCAATTTTTACATCCAGCGGTTTTTCGCCCATACCGTACAGCGTCAGGCTACCCGTTGCTGCCGGGATGTATACCGTACCCTGATACTCACCGGGCATAATCGCGATGTACTGACGTTTGTTAGTACGTTTGATGATTGCCGCATCAACCGCAGCCTGAATACTGGTATGGGTGACGCCCTGAGTGCCTGCCGGGCCAACGACAAAGTCAGGCTGCGCAGGCAGAGTAATAGCAGAAGGGCTCCACGGCGCGGTGTTTGGCGTCAGCGCGGAAAAATAGTGCGCAGCAACGAAGTTGTTTGCTTCATTGGCCGACAAGATCGGGCGCGAAGAGGTGCCTGGCGCGGTCTGATCTGAAGGAATTTGATCGGGCGGCGTAGAGCTACAGGCGGTCAGCGTCACGCCAAAAGCCATAGCCAGCGCCAGACGGGAAACTGATGATATGTTCACAGGTTGCTCCGGGCTTTGAAAGTTATCCATTGAAGCCTGCTTTTTTATACTAAGTTGAGCGAAACGGGAAGGTTAAAAGGTAAAAAGTTGTTTTTTATCGCCGCAATGCCCGACGCGGAGAGTCCTTATATCACAAATACATAACAATTACGGTTCTTCAGGTTGACAACATCCCTATAATCAAAAATAAATGTCTATACAACCTATGACAAGTGGTGAGTCGAATGCAGAAATTCTTCCCTGATGATGTTATCTGGCGCAATGTTCGTCTGGCGACGATGGATCCTGAGCGAGGCACCCCGTATGGGTTGGTGGATGGTCATGCGCTGATCGTCCGCCAGGGTAAGATTCGCGATATCGTCCCGGAGTCATCATTATATCTGACCCATGACAATACCTTTGACATGCAGGGCAGACTGATTACGCCTGGCCTGATTGACTGCCATACGCATCTGGTTTTTGGCGGTAACCGCGCAGGTGAATGGGAGCAACGGTTAAACGGTGTCTCTTACCAGCAGATAAACGCCGAGGGCGGGGGAATTAATGCCACCGTGTCGGCGACCCGCAGCGCCACGGATGAACAACTTTTGCATCTGGCCCGTCAGCGGATGGAACAGTTGATCAAAGAAGGCGTTACGCTGCTGGAAATAAAATCGGGTTACGGCCTGGATTTGCAGACAGAAGAGAAAATATTGCGCGTGGCGGCAGCGCTGGCGGCAGAAAATATCGTGGAAATCAGCCCGACGCTGTTGGCTGCGCATGCGACTCCTGCGGAATACCGGGATGATCCTGACGGCTATATTACGCTGGTATGCGAAACTATTTTGCCGCAGCTGTGGGAGCAAGGGCTTTTCGAGACCGTCGATCTGTTCTGTGAAAGCGTGGGTTTTTCGTTGGCGCAGAGTGAGCGCGTGTTTCAGGCTGCGCAGGCGCTGGGCATCCCGATTAAAGGTCATGTCGAACAATTGTCATTGCTTGGAGGCGCACAATTGGTAAGCCGCTACCACGGGCTATCCGCCGATCATATTGAATACCTCGATGAAGCGGGCGTGGCGGCGATGAGCCAAAGCGGTACGGTCGGTGTGCTGCTGCCCGGCGCATTCTATTTCCTCAAAGAGCAGCAGCGCCCACCGGTAGCGTTGCTGCGTCAATATCAGGTACCGATGGCGGTAGCGACAGATTTTAACCCCGGTACCAGTCCGTTTATCAGCCTGCACTGGGCGATGAATATGGCCTGCGTTCAGTTTGGCCTAACGCCGGAAGAAGCATGGGCGGGCGTAACCCGTCATGCGGCGCGGGCACTGGGGCGTCATGCCACCCATGGTCAATTGAAGGCCGGGTTTGTGGCCGATTTTGTGGTGTGGGATGCAACCCTCCCGGTCGAGATCTTGTATGAACCCGGACGCAACCCGCTCTACCAACGCGTATTCAAAGGACAAATAGCATGACTAACTGGCAACCAGCTTCACCTGCGCTGTGGCAGGGACGCGATGACCGCGCCGAATCGCCGAATGCGCTGCGCCTGTTTCAGACTATCACCCTGAGCCCGACGTTTAGCCCGGAAATGTATCGCGAGCAGATAGCGCTGCTCGGGTTTGCCTGCGACGAAGGCGTTAAACGTAACCAGGGGCGGACGGGAGCCGCCGGAGCGCCCGATGTACTGCGCAAGGCGCTGGCAAATTTAGCCAGCCATGATGGGCATCATCGGCTGGTGGATCTGGGAAATATTGTGGCGCAAGCCCCAGATCTCGAAGGCGCGCAGCAGGCGCTACGCAATGCGGTGCAGCGCTGTCAGCAGGAGAGCATGCGTACTTTCGTTCTGGGTGGTGGACACGAAACCGCCTTTGCACATGGCGCAGGTGTGCTGGATGCGTTCCCGCAGGCGAAAGTGGGGATAGTCAACTTCGATGCGCATCTCGATTTGCGCCATGCGGAGCAGGCCACATCCGGGACACCGTTTCGCCAACTGGCCCAACTGTGCGATGAACAGCAGCGTGAATTTCACTATGCCTGTATCGGCGTCAGTCGCGCGGCAAACACCCAGGCGCTATGGGATGAGGCCCAGCGGCTCGGTGTGACCGTAGTGGAGGATCTGCATTGTGATACGGCGCAGGCACAGTTAGCGCAGTTTGCCGCCAACCTGGATGTCATCTATCTGACTATCGACCTCGACGTGTTGCCAGTGTGGGAAATGCCCGGCGTGTCGGCCCCCGCCGCGCTTGGGGTACCGTTGGCGACGCTGTTGAGACTGATTGAGCCTCTGTGCCGTAGCGGTAAACTACAGGCGGTGGATATGGTTGAATTTAATCCACGCTTTGACGATGATGGCAGGGCGGCGCGGGTTGCGGCGCGATTAGGCTGGCAAATCGCACATTGGTGGCACTGACATACCTGATGGCGTTGCGCTTATCAGGTTCGGGTAATGTCTGTAAACTGTACCCACTCACATTCTCTGCTTAAGGAAGGCTCACGCATGCTCCCATCTCGTTCTGCTCCGGCTCCTTTTTACGAAAAGGTCAAACAGGAGATCAGCGAAAAAATTGCCAGCGGTATATGGCAACCTCACGATCGCATTCCGTCTGAGGCAGAGCTGGTGGCGCAGTATGGTTTCAGCCGCATGACCATCAACCGGGCGCTGCGAGAGTTAACGGATGAAGGTTTACTGGTGCGTTTGCAGGGCGTGGGGACGTTTGTCGCCGAGCCAAAAGGTCAGTCCGCGCTATTTGAAATTCGTAGCATCGCGGATGAAATCAACGCCCGTCAGCATCAGCACCGGTGCGAAGTGCTGACGCTGGAAAGAACCCAGGCCAACGCGCAGCAGGCTTTGGTGCTAAACGTCAAAGAAGGCACCTCTATTTTTCACTCTGTGATGGTGCACTACGAGAACGACTTGCCGGTACAGATTGAGGATCGCTGCGTGAATGCCGAAATTGTGCCTGAGTATCTGGCGCAGGATTACAGTCAGACAACGCCGCACGCTTACCTGTCGCTGATAGCCCCTTTAACGGAAGGTGAACATATTGTTGAAGCGGTACGTGCCAGCGCCGACGAGTGCGCACTGCTGAACATCAAAGAACACGATCCCTGTCTGTTGATCCGCCGTAAAACCTGGTCTGCGTCATCTATTGTCTCTCATGCCCGTTTGCTGTTCCCGGGTTCCCGCTATCGTCTGCAAGGGCGCTTCATGTCCTGAAAATCGTGATTGCTGCCGCAGTATGGCAAAAATGTAGCTCAGTTGTTAATTACGATCTTGCGTTTAATTGTATAGACAAGTATATACTTCCAGCTAATGTGACCGTTAATCGTAGGCCTGATAAGACGCGTTAGCGTCGCCATCAGGCGCTGTGCCGGATGGCGGCGTACACGCCTGATCCGGCCTACATTCAGCCTGAGGAGTTTTCTGTCATGTCTCATAGCAAATATCGTCAGCAGGATATTCGTGCCCCACGCGGCACCACCTTAACGGCCAAAAGCTGGCTGACCGAAGCGCCGCTGCGCATGTTAATGAACAATCTCGATCCCGATGTCGCGGAAAATCCGCATGAGCTGGTGGTCTACGGTGGGATTGGTCGCGCCGCACGGGACTGGGAATGCTATGACGCCATCGTCAACGCGCTAACCAAACTGGAGACTGATGAGACCCTGCTGGTCCAGTCCGGTAAACCAGTAGGCGTATTCAAAACTCACGACAATGCACCGCGCGTGCTGATTGCCAACTCCAATCTGGTGCCACATTGGGCAACCTGGGAACACTTCAACGAACTGGATGCCAAAGGGCTGGCGATGTACGGCCAGATGACCGCCGGGAGCTGGATCTACATTGGTAGCCAGGGCATTGTGCAGGGGACTTATGAAACCTTCGTTGAGGCTGGACGTCAGCATTATCAGGGTAACCTGAGCGGGCGCTGGGTACTAACTGCCGGGTTGGGCGGTATGGGCGGGGCACAACCGTTAGCCGCTACGCTGGCGGGTGCGTGTTCGTTGAACATTGAATGCCAGCAAAGCCGCATTGATTTCCGTCTGCGTACCCGCTACGTGGACGAGCAGGCAACATCGCTTGACGACGCGCTGGCGCGTATCGACAAGTACACCCGTGAGGGCAAAGCGGTCTCTATTGCCCTGTGCGCTAACGCCGCCGACGTTGTACCGGAACTGGTGAAGCGCGGTGTGCGCCCGGATATGGTCACCGATCAGACCAGCGCCCACGATCCGCTGCATGGTTATCTGCCGTCCGGCTGGAGTTGGGAAGAGTATCAGGAGAAAGCGGTGTCCGATCCCCAGGGCACGGTCCAGGCGGCGAAACGTTCAATGGCAACGCACGTCGAGGCGATGTTGGCGTTTAGCAAAATGGGCGTGCCAACGTTTGATTACGGCAACAACATTCGCCAGATGGCCAAAGAGATGGGCGTGGAAAACGCATTTGATTTCCCCGGCTTTGTCCCTGCTTATATTCGCCCCCTGTTCTGTCGCGGCATTGGCCCGTTCCGTTGGGTGGCGCTTTCCGGCGATCCGCAGGATATTTATAAAACCGATGCCAAAGTGAAAGAGATCGTGGCTGACGATAAGCATCTGCACCACTGGCTGGATATGGCGCGTGAGCGAATTAACTTCCAGGGCTTACCGGCGCGTATCTGCTGGGTTGGCCTGGAGTGGCGTCAGAAACTGGGGCTGGCGTTTAACGAAATGGTGCGCAGTGGCGAAGTGTCCGCGCCAATTGTTATTGGCCGTGACCATCTGGACTCCGGCTCTGTTGCCAGCCCGAACCGCGAAACCGAAGCCATGCGCGACGGGTCAGACGCCGTATCCGACTGGCCGTTGTTGAACGCGCTGCTTAACACCGCCAGCGGCGCGACCTGGGTGTCGCTGCATCACGGCGGTGGGGTCGGCATGGGCTTCTCCCAGCATGCCGGGATGGTGATTGTTTGCGATGGCACCGATGAAGCTGCCGCGCGCATCGCCCGGGTATTACATAACGATCCGGCGACCGGGGTGATGCGTCACGCTGACGCCGGGTATGACATTGCGGTGGAATGCGCCGTCGAGGAAGGGCTGAATTTGCCGATGGTTGCTGCGACGCAGGAGAAACGCTGATATGAACACCATGACATTAACGCCGGGCCACCTGAGTTTTGCACAACTACGCGATATCTGGCAGCAGCCGGTCAAACTGAGCCTGGATGCCGGGGCGATTGATGCAATCAATGCCAGCGTCGCCTGCGTCAATAATATTGTCGCTGAAGGCCGTACGGCATATGGCATTAATACCGGTTTTGGGCTGCTGGCCCAGACCCGCATCGCCACGGAAGACTTGCAGAATTTGCAGCATTCGCTGGTGCTCTCCCATGCGGCAGGCGTTGGCGAGGCGCTGGACGACGCTATGGTGCGTCTGATTATGGTGCTGAAAATCAACAGCCTGGCGCGTGGTTTTTCCGGCATTCGTTTAAGCGTGATCGAAGCACTGATTGCGCTGGTCAATGCCGAGGTGTATCCGCTGATCCCGGCGAAAGGGTCGGTGGGCGCTTCAGGCGATTTGGCCCCGCTGGCGCATATGTCTTTGACGCTACTGGGCGAAGGTAAAGCGCGCTGGCAGGGGGAATGGCTCCCGGCGACTGAGGCGCTGAAAAAAGCCGGGCTGGAGCCGATAACGCTGGAGGCGAAAGAAGGGCTGGCGCTGCTCAACGGGACCCAGGCTTCTACCGCCTTTGCCCTGCGCGGGTTAATTGAAGCTCAGGAGCTGTTCGCCTCCGCGACGGTGTGCGGGGCGCTGACCACCGAAGCAGTTCTGGGTTCTCGTCGTCCGTTTGATGCCCGTATTCATGCCGCGCGCGGGCAGCGCGGGCAGATTGATGCCGCTACGCTGTACCGCCATGTGTTAACCGATACCAGTGCGCTTTCCCAGTCGCATCATAACTGTGAAAAAGTGCAGGATCCGTATTCTCTGCGCTGTCAGCCGCAGGTAATGGGGGCGTGCCTGACGCAAATGCGCCAGGTATTGGATGTCCTGCTGGTGGAAGCCAATGCGGTTTCCGATAACCCGTTGGTGTTTGCCGAAGAGGGCGATGTGATTTCCGGCGGCAACTTCCATGCTGAACCGGTGGCGATGGCGGCAGATAACCTGGCACTGGCGTTTGCGGAAATCGGCTCGCTGTCAGAGCGGCGCATTGCGCTGATGATGGACAAACATATGTCGCAGTTGCCGCCGTTCCTGGTGAAAAACGGTGGGGTTAACTCCGGCTTTATGATCGCTCAGGTGACGGCCGCCGCGCTGGCGAGCGAAAACAAAGCGCTGGCGCATCCGCACAGCGTGGACAGCTTACCGACCTCCGCCAACCAGGAAGATCACGTTTCTATGGCACCAGCCGCGGGTCGCAGATTGTGGGAGATGGCGGCGAATACGCGCGGCGTGATTGCCGTGGAGTGGCTGGCGGCGTGTCAGGGGATTGATCTGCGTGAAGGGTTAACCTCAAGTCCGCTGCTGGAGCAGGCGCGCCAGGCTCTGCGTGAGCAGGTTGCCCACTATACGCAGGATCGCTATTTCGCCCCGGATATTGAGTGCGCAACCGAACTGTTAGCGCAAGGAACGTTGCTGAAATTGCTGCCTGAATTTCTGTAGAAAACTGCCTGATGGCGACGCTGACGCATCTTATCAGGCCAACGGTCTTCTTTGTAGGCCGGATGAGGCGAAACCGACATCCGGCACAACATAGCTTAGCTAAACATTGCCGTAATCGAGGCGCTGGCAAGCGAGTGGAAGTGAACGTTAAATCCAACCATCGCACCGCTGGCGTCCTCATCGACATCAATACGCTCCACATCCAACGCATGAACCGTAAAGATATAACGATGGCTTTCCCCCTTCGGCGGCGCTGCGCCACCATAACCGGCTTTACCAAAATCTGTACGGGTCTGAATCACGCCATCCGGTAGCGCAACCAGCCCGGAGCCGAAGCCTTGCGTAAGTACGCGGGTATCAGCCGGCAGATTTACTACCACCCAATGCCACCAACCGGAGCCGGTTGGCGCATCAGGATCAAAGCAGGTCACGACAAAGCTTTTAGTCCCTGCGGGCACGTCATCCCACGCCAGATGCGGGGAGATATTATCCCCGTCATACCCCATGCCGTTAAAGACGTGGCGATGCCCAAGCTTATCGCCATCGCGCAGATCGTTGCTGATTAGTTTCATGCTGACTCCTCTCGTTAGCCAAAAAGTGTAGCCAGAAACCGAAGAGGTTACCGCTGATTAATCGCTAAAAAATGTTGCACTGCGCACAGCCTCATTCACGGCCTGGGTCAGACGACGCAACTGTTCAGGCTTGATGATGTACGGCGGCATCAGATAAATGAGCTTACCAAACGGACGTACCCAGACGCCCTGTTCGACAAAGAACTTCTGTAACGCCGCCATATTCACCGGATGCGTGGTTTCGATGACGCCGATGGCGCCGAGTACGCGTACGTCCGCTACCCAACTGGATTCCGCCGCCGGGGCAAGTTCTGCCCGTAGTTGCGCTTCAATGGCCGCGACCTGCGAGCGCCACTCGCCGGTTTCGAGTAACGACAGGCTGGCGGAGGCGACGGCGCAGGCCAGCGGGTTGCCCATAAAGGTCGGGCCGTGCATGAAGCATCCGGCTTCACCATTGCTGATGGTCTCTGCGACCTGACGCGTGGTCAGGGTTGCTGAAAGGGTCATTGTCCCGCCGGTTAACGCCTTACCCAGGCACAAAATGTCTGGCGTGATGTCGGCGTGCTCGCAGGCAAACAGCTTACCCGTACGGCCAAATCCGGTGGCTATCTCATCGGCAATCAGCAGAATACCTTCCCGGTCACACATCTTACGGATGCGTTTTAACCATTCGGGATGATACATGCGCATACCGCCAGCGCCCTGTACGATTGGCTCAAGGATCACCGCCGCAATCTCGTGGCGATGCGCGGCCATCAGGCGGGCAAAAGGCACCATATCCAGTTCGTCCCACTCGCCGCCCATGCGGCTTTGCGGGGCGGGCGCAAACAGGTTCTCTGGCAGATAGCCCTTCCACAGACTGTGCATCGAGTTGTCGGGATCGCAGACCGACATCGCGCCAAAGGTATCGCCGTGATAGCCGTTACGAAACGTCAGGAACCGCTGACGGGATTCGCCTTTAGCCTGCCAGTATTGCAGCGCCATTTTCATCGCGACTTCTACGGCGACCGAACCTGAATCCGCGAGAAAAACACACTCCAGCGCCTGTGGTGTCATCGCCACCAACTGGCGGCACAGCGCAATAGCCGGGGCATGAGTAATGCCGCCAAACATCACATGCGACATGGCATCAATCTGCGTTTTCATCGCGGCGTTCAGCTGTGGGTGATTGTAGCCGTGGATCGCCGCCCACCAGGATGACATACCGTCAATCAGCCTCTCACCACTGGCTAAGATCAGTTCGCAACCTTCGGCACGCGCCACCGGATAAACCGGTAACGGGGAGGTCATGGAGGTGTAAGGGTGCCAGATATGGCGTTGGTCAAACGCAAGATCGTCCGTTGTCATAATCGACTTGTAAACCAAATTAAAAAGATTTAGGTTTACTAGTCTACACCAAACTAACAACGAAACGTATACCAATATGGCTCATTCTTCTCGCTGGACAATGTCGCAAGTCACCGAATTATTTGAAAAACCGCTGCTGGATCTGCTGTTTGAAGCGCAGCAGGTTCATCGCCAGCACTTCGATCCGCAACAGGTTCAGGTCAGTACGCTGCTGTCGATTAAGACCGGTGCCTGCCCGGAGGACTGCAAATATTGCCCACAAAGTTCCCGCTATAAAACCGGCCTGGAAACAGAACGTTTGATGGAGGTTGAACAGGTGCTGGAGTCGGCGCGTAAGGCGAAGCAGGCCGGCTCAACGCGGTTTTGCATGGGCGCGGCGTGGAAGAATCCTCACGAACGTGATATGCCTTACCTGGAGCAGATGGTGCAGGGCGTGAAAGAACTGGGGCTGGAAGCCTGTATGACGCTGGGCACGCTGGACGAAACGCAGGCCCAGCGCCTGGCCAATGCGGGTCTGGACTACTACAACCACAACCTCGACACCTCGCCGGAATTCTACGGCAATATCATCACCACCCGTTCGTACCAGGAGCGCCTGGATACGCTGGATAAAGTGCGTGAGGCGGGCATTAAAGTCTGCTCCGGCGGGATTGTGGGTCTGGGGGAAACGGTGACCGATCGCGCGGGTCTGCTGCTGCAATTAGCGAATTTGCCGACGCCGCCGGAAAGCGTGCCGATCAATATGCTGGTGAAAGTGAAGGGCACGCCGCTCGCCGATAACGATGACGTAGATGCCTTTGATTTTATTCGTACTATCGCCGTGGCGCGCATCATGATGCCGACCTCATACGTGCGTCTTTCTGCCGGGCGCGAGCAGATGAACGAACAAACCCAGGCAATGTGCTTTATGGCCGGGGCCAACTCGATTTTCTACGGCTGCAAACTGCTTACTACACCCAATCCGAACGAGGACAAAGATTTACTGCTGTTCCGCAAGCTGGGTCTTAATCCGCAGCAAACGGCGGTACTGGCGGGCGATAACGAACAGCAGCAACGTCTGGAGCAGGCGCTGCGTACTCCGGATACCGACGATTACTACAACGCGGCAACCGTATGACCTGGCAGCAAAAAATAGACGATGCGCTAACGGCGCGTCGTCGTGCTGATGCATGGCGTCAGCGCTATGCGGTGACGCAGGGTGCCGGTCGCTGGCTGCAGGCCGACGGTCGCCAGTATCTGAATTTCTCCAGCAACGACTACCTTGGCTTGAGCCATCATCCGCAGATTGTCTGTGCCTGGCAGCAGGGAGCTGAACGTTTTGGCGTCGGCAGCGGCGGCTCAGGCCATGTTAGCGGTTATTCCGTTGCTCATCAGGCGCTGGAAGAAGAGCTGGCGCAGTGGCTCGGCTATTCACGGGCGCTGCTGTTTATCTCTGGTTTTGCCGCTAATCAGGCGGTCATTGCCGCGTTGATGGGAAAAGAGGATCGGATCGTCGCCGACCGGCTCAGCCATGCCTCGCTGCTGGAAGCTGCCAGCCTTAGCCCCGCCGTGCTACGTCGCTTTACCCATAATGACTCGCAACATCTGGAGCGTCTGCTGACTGCCCCCTGTCCGGGGCAGCAACTCGTGGTCACTGAAGGTGTGTTCAGCATGGATGGTGACAGCGCGCCGCTGGCGGACATTCACGCGGTGGCAGAACAGCAGGGCGCGTGGCTGCTGGTGGATGATGCGCATGGGATCGGCGTGTGCGGTGAGGAAGGGCGCGGCTCGTGCTCCCGACAGCAGGTAAAACCTGAGCTGCTCGTGGTGACGTTTGGCAAAGGGTTTGGCGTTAGCGGCGCAGCAATCCTGTGTTCAGATAACGTAGCCGATTATCTGCTGCAGTTTGCCCGGCATCTGATCTACAGCACCAGTATGCCCCCGGCGCAGGCTCAGGCCTTGCGCGCCGCGCTGGCGGTGATCCGCAGCCGCGAAGGCGATGAGCGCAGAGAAAAGCTGACGATGCTGATCCGGCGTTTTCGTGCTGGGATGAATACGCCAGACTTAACGCTGGCGCATTCAGACAGTGCGATTCAGCCGCTGATCGTGGGCGATAACCATAA
The Citrobacter arsenatis DNA segment above includes these coding regions:
- a CDS encoding hydratase, with the protein product MIKLYEKGIYLSDNNEIIAEESLPGHICKEDAKKGTIAWSILAAHNTSGDMNKLKIKFDSLASHDITFVGIIQTAKASGMERFPLPYVLTNCHNSLCAVGGTINGDDHMFGLSAAQRYGGIFVPPHIAVIHQYMREMMAGGGKMILGSDSHTRYGALGTMAVGEGGGELVKQLLNDTWDIDYPGVVAVYLTGKPVAGVGPQDVALAIIGAVFKNGYVKNKVMEFVGPGIRHLSTDFRNSVDVMTTETTCLSSVWQTDDETRSWLALHGREQDYCQLNPQPMAWYDGCIYVDLSAIKPMIALPFHPSNVYEIDTLNENLTDILREVEVESARIAQGKASLSLLDKVENGRLKVQQGIIAGCSGGNYENVIAAAQALRGQSCGNDAFSLAVYPSSQPVFMDLAQKGVVTDLLGAGAVIRTAFCGPCFGAGDTPINNGLSIRHTTRNFPNREGSKPGNGQMSAVALMDARSIAATAANGGFLTAATDLDCWDTVPDYAFNPAPYKSRVYQGFVKGATQQPLIYGPNIKDWPELGALTENILLKVASKILDYVTTTDELIPSGETSSYRSNPLGLAEFTLSRRDPGYVARSKATSELEKRRVAGDVSALASVFERIQQIAGQENMQPLDTEIGSMIYAVKPGDGSAREQAASCQRVIGGLANIAQEYATKRYRSNVINWGMLPLQMAEKPTFDVGDYIYIPGIRRALDECSKDIKAYVLHDEGTVSEISVYMESLTGEEREIIKAGSLINFNKSRLV
- a CDS encoding putative acyl-CoA thioester hydrolase, with translation MNISSVSRLALAMAFGVTLTACSSTPPDQIPSDQTAPGTSSRPILSANEANNFVAAHYFSALTPNTAPWSPSAITLPAQPDFVVGPAGTQGVTHTSIQAAVDAAIIKRTNKRQYIAIMPGEYQGTVYIPAATGSLTLYGMGEKPLDVKIGQAIDGDMSTADWRRTVNPGGKYMPGKPAWYMFDNCQNKRGTNIGVMCSAVVWSQNNGLQLQNLTIENNLGDSVDAGNHPAVALRTDGDKVQINKVNILGRQNTFFVTNSGVQNRLENDRQPRTLVTNSYIEGDVDIVSGRGAVVFDNTDFRVVNSRTQQEAYVFAPATLSNIYYGFLAINSRFTASGDGVAQLGRSLDVDSNTNGQVVIRDSVINEGFNMAKPWADSVISKRPFAGNTGAEDDKGEIQRNLNDTNFNRMWEYNNRGIGSKVVAEPKQ
- the hutI gene encoding imidazolonepropionase, which encodes MQKFFPDDVIWRNVRLATMDPERGTPYGLVDGHALIVRQGKIRDIVPESSLYLTHDNTFDMQGRLITPGLIDCHTHLVFGGNRAGEWEQRLNGVSYQQINAEGGGINATVSATRSATDEQLLHLARQRMEQLIKEGVTLLEIKSGYGLDLQTEEKILRVAAALAAENIVEISPTLLAAHATPAEYRDDPDGYITLVCETILPQLWEQGLFETVDLFCESVGFSLAQSERVFQAAQALGIPIKGHVEQLSLLGGAQLVSRYHGLSADHIEYLDEAGVAAMSQSGTVGVLLPGAFYFLKEQQRPPVALLRQYQVPMAVATDFNPGTSPFISLHWAMNMACVQFGLTPEEAWAGVTRHAARALGRHATHGQLKAGFVADFVVWDATLPVEILYEPGRNPLYQRVFKGQIA
- the hutG gene encoding formimidoylglutamase; the encoded protein is MTNWQPASPALWQGRDDRAESPNALRLFQTITLSPTFSPEMYREQIALLGFACDEGVKRNQGRTGAAGAPDVLRKALANLASHDGHHRLVDLGNIVAQAPDLEGAQQALRNAVQRCQQESMRTFVLGGGHETAFAHGAGVLDAFPQAKVGIVNFDAHLDLRHAEQATSGTPFRQLAQLCDEQQREFHYACIGVSRAANTQALWDEAQRLGVTVVEDLHCDTAQAQLAQFAANLDVIYLTIDLDVLPVWEMPGVSAPAALGVPLATLLRLIEPLCRSGKLQAVDMVEFNPRFDDDGRAARVAARLGWQIAHWWH
- a CDS encoding histidine utilization repressor; this encodes MLPSRSAPAPFYEKVKQEISEKIASGIWQPHDRIPSEAELVAQYGFSRMTINRALRELTDEGLLVRLQGVGTFVAEPKGQSALFEIRSIADEINARQHQHRCEVLTLERTQANAQQALVLNVKEGTSIFHSVMVHYENDLPVQIEDRCVNAEIVPEYLAQDYSQTTPHAYLSLIAPLTEGEHIVEAVRASADECALLNIKEHDPCLLIRRKTWSASSIVSHARLLFPGSRYRLQGRFMS